Proteins found in one Strigops habroptila isolate Jane chromosome W, bStrHab1.2.pri, whole genome shotgun sequence genomic segment:
- the LOC115619296 gene encoding LOW QUALITY PROTEIN: putative sodium-coupled neutral amino acid transporter 8 (The sequence of the model RefSeq protein was modified relative to this genomic sequence to represent the inferred CDS: inserted 2 bases in 1 codon), whose product MQPEWGAPRLSPVLGAAAAAGFPVVCASSLRFGGDHRQQDATAGPKPGGVHEPRSPRCPSTRLRGDVTALHPRWAGTTTGLGEGGSAEAHRRGQRCRCPQGVEPRRDGLGSRGRAPAAAAGLSSAGAVCILLKWALRAGLLSFPRALGRAGRAAPAFLVELGLLVFLVSRLAVLGYAASLSTQPTYQGVVWVVCXGKLCKVCFLLNLFMISMAHLRVVGDQLEKLCDFLYPIRMLSRTPLPLPWYADQHFTLSTLHVFVIFPFSIPSKVGFQKYSSILGMLAACYLTLVIFLKYHLQAESLGLPKPPQPSRASSWASIFSVIRTISFSFQCHKACIEIYSSMRNHSFSHWLTVSVLSMLICLLIYSLTWLYGYLTFGKAMAPNILMSSPGNNLVIIVTHLLFGVSITIYPIVVLLGRSVVQDVWVSPKRRAMVVPEVQEQQSQVKLMVTWMAATLAIALFIPNIGKVIELIGGISAIFIFPGLCLVCMTGACTLGPCKMAALITWGVLSVLCGAFICGQSAALAVLGLLH is encoded by the exons ATGCAGCCAGAATGGGGAGCCCCCAGGCTGAGCCCcgtgctgggagctgctgcggCTGCTGGTTTTCCTGTCGTCTGTGCTAGCTCTTTGAGATTTGGGGGTGACCACAGGCAGCAGGACGCCACCGCTGGTCCCAAGCCGGGGGGAGTGCATGAACCACGGTCTCCCCGCTGTCCATCCACCAGGCTTCGGGGTGATGTCACTGCCCTGCACCCGAGGTGGGCTGGGACCACGACGGGGCTCGGGGAAGGGGGGTCCGCGGAGGCCCATCGGAGAGGTCAGCGCTGCCGCTGCCCGCAAGGCGTAGAGCCCCGCAGGGATGGACTGGGCAGCCGAGGCCGGGCCCCTGCTGCCGCCGCTGGGCTCTCCTCCGCCGGCGCCGTCTGCATCCTGCTGAAGTGGGCGCTGCGCGCGGGGCTGCTGAGCTTCCCCCGGGCCTTGGGCAGGGCGGGCAGAGCTGCCCCGGCCTTCCTGGTGGAGCTG ggctTGCTGGTCTTCCTGGTGAGCAGGCTGGCGGTGCTGGGCTATGCGGCATCCCTCAGCACCCAGCCCACCTACCAGGGGGTGGTCTGGGTGGTGTG GGGGAAGCTTTGCAAGGTCTGCTTCCTCCTCAACCTCTTCATGATCTCCATGGCCCACCTCAGGGTTGTGGGTGACCAGCTGGAGAAAT TGTGTGACTTCCTGTACCCCATCAGGATGCTGAGCAGGACCCCCCTGCCACTCCCCTGGTACGCAGACCAGCACTTCACCCTCTCAACTCTCCATGTCTTCGTCATCTTCCCGTTCTCCATCCCCAGCAAGGTCGGCTTCCAGAAGTACTCCAG CATCCTGGGCATGCTGGCTGCCTGTTACCTCACCCTGGTCATCTTCCTGAAATACCATCTGCAGGCGGAGAGCCTGGGCTTGCCCAagcccccccagccctccaG GGCCTCCTCCTGGGCCTCCATTTTCAGTGTCATCCGCACCATCAGCTTCAGTTTTCAG TGCCACAAGGcctgcatag AAATCTACAGCAGCATGCGCAACCATAGCTTCTCCCACTGGCTCACAGTCTCTGTTCTCTCCATGCTCATCTGCCTGCTCATCTACTCCCTCACGT GGCTCTATGGCTACCTGACCTTCGGCAAGGCCATGGCACCCAACATCCTGATGTCCTCCCCAGGGAACAACCTGGTTATCATTGTCACCCACCTGCTCTTCGGTGTCTCCATCACCATCTACCCCATCgtggtgctgctgggcag GTCGGTGGTGCAGGATGTATGGGTGTCCCCCAAGCGCAGAGCCATGGTAGTGCCTGAGGTGcaagagcagcagagccaggtgAAACTGATGGTCACCTGGATGGCTGCCACGCTTGCCATCGCCCTCTTCATCCCAAACATTGGCAAGGTCATTGAGCTCATTGGGGGCATCAGCGCCATCTTCATCTTCCCAG ggctgtgcctggtGTGCATGACTGGGGCCTGCACCCTCGGGCCATGCAAAAT GGCAGCTCTCATTACTTGGGGTGTCCTCTCTGTGCTCTGTGGTGCCTTCATCTGCGGGCAGAGCGCTGCCCTGGccgtgctggggctgctgcactgA
- the LOC115619297 gene encoding LOW QUALITY PROTEIN: N-terminal EF-hand calcium-binding protein 2-like (The sequence of the model RefSeq protein was modified relative to this genomic sequence to represent the inferred CDS: substituted 1 base at 1 genomic stop codon), whose amino-acid sequence MSLVFPDYFADHMGDYEDVLASLETPNLSILKAMDYTKQVYESGSNVDQFVTCFLLKETVNQTQSLLSSVESAVDAINEQTNPARHYPSKTGHGLMDTWYDSPVPSYSSTSWMVPREHGKTFQTGQQGSWGAHGCLSLHHCLLAPHRFPQHQGGRTGQADQHRLAKLIGRLEDKTLWFDLHXQLLDSKSMYLLLVRDEMTVSHKHLGEFCSSLKQYLKSVAEEQDCFHVTAVKLPDGVTFIIYEFWETEEEWERHLQSATCKGFQHVKVDTPSQPEAISNMAMPAT is encoded by the exons ATGTCCTTGGTTTTCCCGGACTATTTTGCTGACCATATGGGAGACTATGAAGATGTCTTGGCCTCACTGGAGACACCAAACCTCTCCATCCTGAAGGCAATGGACTATACCAAACAG GTGTATGAGAGTGGCAGCAATGTGGACCAGTTTGTGACCTGCTTCCTGCTGAAGGAGACAGTGAACCAGACCcagtcactgctgagctctgtgGAGAGTGCTGTGGATGCAATCAATGAGCAAACCAACCCCGCCAG GCACTACCCCAGCAAGACTGGCCACGGTCTGATGGACACCTGGTATGACAGCCCTGTGCCCAGCTACTCTTCCACCAGCTGGATGGTCCCCAGGGAGCACGGGAAGACCTTCCAAACTG ggcagcagggctctTGGGGTGCCCATGGGTGCCTCTCGCTCCATCACTGCCTCCTGGCTCCACACAGGTTCCCCCAACACCAAGGTGGAAGGACTGGACAGGCAGATCAACACAGGCTGGCCAAGCTGATTGGCAGGCTGGAGGACAAG acCCTCTGGTTTGACCTGCACTAGCAGCTGTTGGACAGCAAGAGCATG TACCTCCTTCTGGTGCGGGACGAGATGACAGTGTCACACAAGCACTTGGGTGAGTTCTGCAGCTCCCTGAAGCAGTACCTGAAGAGCGTGGCTGAGGAGCAAGACTGCTTCCA TGTCACCGCAGTAAAGCTGCCTGATGGGGTCACCTTCATCATCTATGAATTCTGGGAGACTGAGGAGGAGTGGGAGAG gcacCTGCAGAGTGCCACCTGCAAGGGCTTCCAGCATGTCAAGGTGGACACGCCGAGCCAGCCTGAGGCCATCTCCAACATGGCCATGCCAG CCACCTAG